One window of the Bombus affinis isolate iyBomAffi1 chromosome 10, iyBomAffi1.2, whole genome shotgun sequence genome contains the following:
- the LOC126921456 gene encoding uncharacterized protein LOC126921456 isoform X4, translated as MRFSLTPQPGESGFIQWLDAMKMVARLPGGIPPEFRKKLWLTLAERHLEQRGVDWKQAEKICFNEWSNPDDEELGIQIVKDLHRTGCSLFCGAAGRDNQAVLRRVLLGFARWNKSVGYCQGLNVLAALVLQVMDRAESAAVKVMIYLIEGVLPEGYFADNLRGLSVDMAVFRDLLRARLPKLSKHLEALQNDAKDKATGSSYEPPLTNVFTMQWFLTLFCHCLPQEAVLRVWDLIFLEGDEILLRTALAIWEGLSDRIMTVTSADEFYSIMGVLTREMLEFTDTNNLIKNIISMGSLHGVTGLREKHRYNITPWARKLSDDEDSDTEEDERLAVAAAMFSMAQRLKKDRIPQTIGALQAMAPSSDRERLALDITTLKQQYAKLRERQRQAHIILSAACARQTMVPPPTSQAMNHLLVGKSALVSGKNRPLTLPSGAATTKIRPTTLNQNRRDRQGVTLHWKDTKKPKQKPSNLPETVECNVVTMQSTEAELASPKRSNGDSDSDSTSTELCDEPDRLSDVDSEDLTSASESCVVGTDEEKSSQITGSPIRDKPLDRSFLEEKIEPINVEDSKDSKSSEENLGDISIAKITDQIRRLSAEDDNNSMVPQKFSVQSKESPEEQSTKELKKEKSMLDLSIDYTSDSNIVKKSSLNSNEYDYLGFSGSKISSKEDEVLVHERHRSKQTTNEIVDIPQDEVATIKKDQTEDKITTTMKQDSLNIYLDYSASLDKKYDRITDKSSLDVEIENEIRSDRYKTSFDFSSRISLDLKPYETSKIGSLTSDTADTVNTERTLYGKAYVGYLPISPVTVDQKLSKVTPSTHTTHNTTVLTPETPEILHKTLENTSYNDRIQTKIYSDLVKSPKTPESNKSFSSGETMGPDSKPSSLTVSPRTPVRSESRDFSMDKSLCSSVSSDSKTLVLRSADSDSTRDSTKTDAKKMYEISNSATPISMDSLQKSEASPKLVVSSSSESCSPSKLKSSERSFSSDLQSPISANSIKYTSNFSRRGQDDVSGSPMDLSSATSPFYPISNPNQKTPTSPYSVSRRRSSLDSNETSPEQKSTSSRESNKFLGYQSTFDSPIKTSDIKDVDGIARKGDTFVRPEFITRKEDSSINLTDRRINVSDVKYYQTTSTDYYRKDKDILDDGGDDPSSEKDVVPSLPQEKLDKHYLNYRYRDRSKLLERSSSSLDSRRYADMKSSASTDEFSTSIAQKRSSDILEDIKHLEAKANDGSSDNGMLTKKSSYIWEDMKNLEARRQDTFSDSARNFSKHRLEIPDINITGESRKSYVVHPKINIDENSDSILKTMACGKSNGTDDGRESKLGVWTKVKPRKKSDNGRRNSDRALKIIQENSAILQKILACQAKKRLPDLEEISKEITISPINEEISKIFSPILEKMGLNEHEINEELARINFKDFDNMTATSVSEFDAKINEELSKLSLIDETEQMDHFDVDEVISHEYLNTREALIDRKINEELSKLLANYDDHSPASMVSLDKGPSSQNISEIEGLDLSSISTNVFSYKSSNDSIDTRSDLGSTQEPSIPVDKFPKYTAYAVPKYHVDDSSPKSDIDIYRELEKLDKISSAQVLPDPTLELPQKELSSIPYVPNTSPFKDVSPLRYTSKPAQYDTSPLKTSYDPYKTFDFKPKLSPKHVSTNPFVSATYEKPVVDTAFEYINHKPEISINTYDLHLKSPMMTKESLEFRVRYDDDPVREVNTDYMSLQPESRSITTTSKSPYFSNGNTEPLTPTKYISKEERILDTGGTSFLDYPSESPELLRRKYNALSPKEYTHTKSTTDYDRHLGTLPPIEPGTETGSYLPTRHRDYHSLSPNRQFPDHFPSTINHHYTSKLSSGLSDESKRPVSHPEFPGKMNVGKYAELPDRSSSSYKKSSLSLGNIGHSSKGADNNFNTVTSPKTQFSPFPVRNAPRKPKELTLKLGLYSPKSSDIGQLKRS; from the exons ATGAGATTTAGCCTGACGCCGCAACCAGGAGAAAGTGGTTTTATACAATGGCTGGACGCGATGAAAATGGTTGCCAGGTTACCAGGAGGAATTCCGCCGGAATTTCGAAAGAAG TTGTGGCTGACATTGGCAGAACGTCATTTAGAGCAGCGCGGCGTAGATTGGAAGCAGGCTGAAAAGATCTGCTTCAACGAGTGGAGCAATCCTGACGATGAAGAGCTTGGTATACAAATCGTTAAA GACCTACACAGAACGGGCTGCAGTCTGTTTTGCGGTGCAGCTGGCAGAGACAATCAAGCGGTGCTTCGTCGAGTTCTGCTCGGTTTCGCCCGATGGAACAAGTCCGTCGGCTATTGCCAGGGCCTGAACGTGTTGGCCGCCCTCGTTCTGCAAGTAATGGATCGCGCCGAGTCCGCCGCGGTGAAGGTGATGATCTACTTGATAGAGGGTGTCCTGCCCGAGGGTTACTTCGCGGACAATCTCCGTGGCCTGTCGGTCGACATGGCGGTATTTCGAGATCTCCTCCGGGCCAGGCTGCCCAAGCTCTCGAAACATCTGGAGGCGCTGCAGAACGACGCGAAGGACAAGGCGACAG GCAGCAGTTACGAGCCACCTCTGACGAATGTGTTCACGATGCAATGGTTCCTTACTCTTTTCTGTCACTGTTTGCCACAAGAGGCTGTCCTGCGCGTATGGGACCTCATATTTCTCGAAGGAGATGAGATATTGCTTAGAACCGCACTGGCCATCTGGGAAGGACTTTCCGA TCGTATTATGACGGTGACATCGGCGGACGAGTTTTATAGTATAATGGGAGTGCTGACAAGGGAGATGCTCGAGTTCACGGATACTAATAACCTCATAAAG AATATCATTAGTATGGGATCTCTGCATGGTGTAACGGGGCTAAGAGAGAAACATAGATACAATATCACACCTTGGGCAAGAAAATTGAGCGACGACGAGGACAGCGACACGGAGGAGGATGAAAGGCTGGCCGTGGCTGCTGCGATGTTCAGTATGGCACAGCGACTGAAGAAAG ATCGTATACCTCAAACGATTGGAGCGCTGCAGGCAATGGCACCCAGCAGCGACCGAGAACGGCTCGCTTTAGACATTACTACTTTGAAACAGCAGTACGCCAAGCTACGCGAACGTCAACGACAGGCACATATTATACTTTCTG CTGCATGTGCAAGGCAGACCATGGTACCACCTCCTACTTCTCAGGCCATGAATCATCTTTTAGTGGGCAAAAGTGCGCTCGTGAGTGGGAAGAATCGACCCCTGACCCTACCTTCTGGTGCTGCAACGACGAAGATAAGACCTACGACGCTAAATCAAAACCGAAGGGACAGACAAGGCGTCACGCTTCACTGGAAAGACACCAAAAAACCGAAGCAGAAACCCTCGAATTTACCAG AAACGGTGGAATGCAACGTTGTAACAATGCAATCCACAGAAGCTGAGCTGGCTTCTCCGAAGCGGAGTAACGGTGACAGTGATAGCGACAGCACATCGACGGAATTGTGCGACGAACCGGACCGTCTCAGTGACGTTGACAGCGAAGACCTGACGTCAGCATCCGAATCCTGTGTCGTCGGAACAGACGAGGAGAAGAGCTCTCAAATCACTGGATCACCGATTCGCGACAAGCCACTCGATCGTTCGTTTCTCGAGGAGAAGATAGAACCAATCAACGTCGAAGATTCGAAGGACTCGAAAAGCTCCGAGGAAAACCTTGGTGACATATCAATCGCTAAGATCACCGACCAAATAAGACGATTATCGGCAGAGGATGACAATAATTCCATGGTTCCTCAAAAATTTAGCGTGCAGAGCAAAGAATCACCGGAAGAACAATCGACGAAAGAATTGAAAAAAGAGAAATCCATGTTAGATCTATCTATAGATTACACTTCCGATAGTAACATCGTTAAAAAATCGTCATTGAACTCGAACGAGTACGACTATCTAGGTTTCAGTGGCAGTAAGATCAGTTCGAAAGAAGATGAAGTATTAGTGCACGAAAGGCATCGATCTAAACAGACAACAAACGAGATTGTAGATATACCTCAAGACGAAGTTGCGACAATCAAGAAAGACCAAACTGAAGACAAGATAACTACGACTATGAAACAAGATTCTTTAAACATATACTTGGATTATTCAGCATCCTTGGACAAGAAATACGATAGAATCACAGATAAATCAAGCCTCGATGTAGAGATAGAAAATGAAATTAGGTCGGATCGATATAAAACATCCTTCGATTTCTCTAGTAGAATATCTTTGGACTTGAAACCGTATGAAACTTCAAAAATAGGAAGTTTAACCAGTGACACTGCAGACACAGTGAATACTGAAAGAACGCTTTATGGCAAGGCCTACGTTGGATATCTTCCTATTTCACCTGTAACAGTTGATCAAAAATTAAGCAAAGTGACACCCAGTACACATACAACGCATAATACTACTGTATTAACTCCTGAAACGCCTGAAATTCTACATAAAACGTTAGAGAACACATCATATAACGATAGAATACAAACGAAAATATATTCAGACCTAGTGAAGAGTCCTAAAACACCAGAAAGCAACAAATCATTCAGTTCAGGTGAAACCATGGGACCTGATTCAAAACCATCGAGTCTGACAGTTAGCCCAAGGACGCCGGTTAGATCAGAATCTCGAGATTTCTCTATGGACAAATCGCTGTGTTCGTCAGTTAGCTCAGACTCGAAGACTTTGGTTCTTCGTTCCGCAGATTCAGACAGTACGAGGGACAGCACGAAAACCGACGCGAAgaaaatgtatgagatttccaATTCGGCGACACCTATCAGCATGGACTCGTTGCAGAAATCAGAAGCCAGCCCAAAACTAGTCGTGAGCAGCTCCAGTGAATCGTGTAGCCCGAGTAAATTAAAGTCTTCCGAGAGGTCGTTCAGTTCGGACCTGCAATCGCCAATAAGTGCCAACTCCATAAAGTATACCTCGAATTTCAGTAGACGGGGCCAAGATGACGTGTCAGGCTCGCCAATGGACTTGAGCAGCGCTACCTCGCCGTTTTATCCGATCTCGAATCCGAATCAAAAAACTCCGACGTCCCCGTACAGTGTTTCTAGAAGAAGATCCAGTTTGGACAGCAATGAAACGTCACCTGAACAGAAATCGACCAGTTCGAGGGAGTCGAACAAGTTCCTAGGTTATCAGTCGACATTTGACTCTCCCATAAAGACGTCTGATATAAAAGATGTAGACGGTATAGCACGAAAGGGTGACACATTCGTCAGACCAGAGTTCATCACGAGGAAAGAAGACTCGAGTATTAATTTGACGGATAGAAGAATCAATGTTAGTGATGTTAAGTATTATCAAACAACGAGTACGGATTACTATCGCAAGGATAAGGATATTTTAGATGACGGAGGGGATGATCCGTCATCGGAGAAAGACGTGGTACCTTCTTTGCCTCAGGAGAAGCTAGATAAACATTATTTGAACTATCGATATAGAGATAGATCGAAGTTGTTGGAAAGAAGTTCAAGCAGTTTGGACAGTAGGAGGTACGCTGATATGAAGTCATCAGCTTCCACCGATGAATTTTCAACGTCGATCGCGCAGAAGAGATCCAGTGACATTTTAGAAGATATTAAACACTTGGAAGCGAAAGCAAACGATGGGTCGTCGGATAATGGGATGTTGACGAAGAAGAGCAGTTATATTTGGGAGGATATGAAGAATTTAGAGGCGAGGAGGCAAGATACCTTTAGTGATTCAGCGAGGAACTTTTCGAAACATCGTCTGGAGATACCAGATATAAATATAACCGGAGAAAGCAGAAAATCGTACGTGGTACATCCGAAGATTAATATCGACGAAAATAGCGACAGCATATTGAAGACCATGGCCTGTGGTAAGAGTAACGGCACAGATGATGGCAGGGAGTCGAAGTTGGGCGTGTGGACGAAGGTGAAGCCTCGTAAAAAGAGTGACAATGGGCGGAGGAACAGCGACAGGGCGTTGAAGATCATTCAAGAAAACTCCGCTATACTTCAGAAGATTCTTGCGTGTCAGGCAAAAAAGCGTCTGCCAGACCTGGAGGAGATATCGAAAGAAATTACCATTAGCCCTATAAACGAGGAGATTTCGAAGATCTTTAGTCCGATATTAGAGAAAATGGGATTAAACGAACACGAGATTAACGAGGAATTGGCGAGAATCAATTTCAAGGATTTCGACAACATGACCGCTACCAGTGTGTCCGAGTTTGATGCAAAGATTAACGAGGAATTATCGAAGCTTTCTCTGATCGACGAGACGGAGCAGATGGACCATTTCGACGTGGACGAGGTGATATCCCACGAATACTTGAACACGAGAGAAGCTCTAATAGATCGTAAGATAAACGAGGAATTGTCGAAACTATTGGCGAACTACGACGATCATTCTCCAGCTAGTATGGTGAGTTTGGACAAAGGACCATCCAGCCAGAATATTAGCGAAATCGAAGGACTGGATCTGTCCAGTATTTCAACTAACGTATTTTCCTATAAATCATCCAATGACTCCATTGACACGAGAAGCGACTTAGGCTCGACGCAGGAACCGTCCATTCCCGTTGACAAGTTTCCGAAATATACGGCATACGCCGTACCGAAGTATCACGTGGACGATTCGTCACCTAAAAGCGACATAGACATCTACAGAGAATTGGAGAAACTCGATAAGATCTCTTCCGCACAGGTGTTACCAGATCCGACTCTGGAGCTTCCACAAAAGGAATTGTCCTCAATTCCGTACGTTCCAAATACGTCGCCCTTCAAGGATGTGTCACCATTGAGGTACACTTCCAAGCCGGCTCAATACGACACTTCACCCCTGAAGACGTCTTACGATCCCTACAAGACCTTCGACTTCAAGCCCAAGTTGTCACCTAAACACGTTTCCACTAATCCATTTGTGTCAGCTACGTATGAGAAACCTGTGGTGGATACCGCTTTCGAGTACATTAACCATAAACCAGAGATCTCGATCAACACGTATGATCTACATTTGAAGAGTCCAATGATGACGAAAGAATCGCTAGAGTTTCGTGTCAGATACGACGATGATCCAGTCAGAGAAGTTAACACCGATTACATGTCTCTCCAGCCAGAAAGTAGATCGATCACTACCACGAGCAAATCTCCTTATTTCAGCAATGGAAATACCGAACCGTTAACGCCTACGAAATATATTTCTAAGGAGGAGAGAATCTTGGATACTGGTGGTACCTCGTTTTTGGATTATCCCAGCGAATCTCCCGAGCTTCTTCGTCGAAAATACAACGCTTTGTCTCCTAAGGAGTACACTCATACCAAAAGTACGACGGATTATGATAGACACTTAGGCACGTTACCTCCTATAGAACCTGGAACAGAGACAGGATCGTATTTACCGACGAGACACCGAGATTATCATTCTCTATCACCGAATCGTCAGTTTCCTGATCACTTTCCTTCTACTATCAATCATCACTACACCTCGAAACTTTCATCAGGTCTCTCTGACGAATCGAAACGACCGGTTTCTCATCCGGAATTCCCTGGCAAGATGAATGTTGGGAAATATGCAGAATTACCCGATAGAAGTTCCAGCAGTTACAAGAAATCATCTCTTAGTTTAGGAAACATAGGACACTCGAGTAAAGGAGCTGATAATAACTTCAACACTGTGACCAGTCCAAAAACGCAGTTCAGTCCCTTTCCCGTTAGAAACGCTCCTAGGAAGCCGAAAGAACTCACGCTGAAACTGGGCCTCTATTCGCCCAAAAGTTCTGATATAGGACAGTTAAAAAGGTCATAG